One part of the Myxococcales bacterium genome encodes these proteins:
- a CDS encoding DUF3996 domain-containing protein codes for MNITRLLCTAAFVTALGVTAPAHATEVGNARTFGLGFGLGSPNSLVGKVFLGPGQALDFGIGVSRYGWGRCWNGDGYVRCRDGFSDVGINVDYLWQENLVYSKVTLDWHIGAGGRIWIIDQDRFDNNSNDSVALAGRMPVGLDLMFSRPSFLEVFAEIAPTLYVVPGVGLDFEGLLGARFYF; via the coding sequence GTGAACATCACTCGACTCCTCTGCACCGCCGCGTTCGTGACGGCCCTCGGGGTAACGGCACCGGCCCACGCCACCGAAGTGGGCAACGCACGTACGTTCGGCCTGGGTTTCGGTCTTGGCTCTCCCAACAGCCTCGTGGGCAAGGTCTTCCTGGGCCCCGGCCAAGCGCTCGATTTCGGCATCGGCGTCAGCCGCTACGGATGGGGCCGCTGCTGGAACGGCGATGGGTATGTCCGCTGCCGCGACGGCTTCAGCGACGTGGGCATCAACGTCGACTACCTCTGGCAAGAGAACCTCGTCTACAGCAAGGTCACGCTCGACTGGCACATCGGTGCGGGCGGCCGCATCTGGATCATCGATCAGGACCGCTTCGACAACAACAGCAACGACTCGGTCGCGCTCGCAGGCCGCATGCCCGTGGGGCTCGACCTCATGTTTTCACGGCCTTCCTTCCTGGAAGTGTTCGCCGAGATCGCGCCCACGCTTTATGTGGTACCCGGCGTGGGCCTCGACTTCGAAGGGCTCCTGGGCGCGCGGTTTTACTTCTGA
- a CDS encoding protein kinase, with protein MSDSDAWIGSVLQGRYRVIERLAEGAMGVVYRGERLQLQKPVAIKFLHPGVAQQESLRRRFEVEARAMGRLAHPNCVSVLDFGVEDVPYLVMEYAHGRSLRALLQDGPMPKARALHLGRQLLTALVHAHAHGIVHRDVKPENVMVQQSAGLEDHLRVLDFGLAKMLGDTGQLTAGLTVGTPNYMAPEQTQEGAVDARVDLYAAGIVLFEMLTGRQPFAADSVGEILRRQLHMPAPLLRQVHPAAGISPALEAVVYKAMAKRPDERFEGAQQMLDALERVPELAADAASPLVDASRVAARTPPPPLPLQARLPPPPGGKAVVAPPVIAPGSGPLPSAQAARADAPSEPSAQPTIVLSDADNLAAADGTVGAHRGAFGGAVGAAWQRARLVPVKVRYGLLALLVAGLVLFVWPRERGEPTPAEAPSAAASASRARAEGERTPVPAAVKAARPSPSAQSPAPEPPSPAGTPRPARAPDRWGKVPARGAKPAREGGSLRRASDRERWGSRW; from the coding sequence ATGAGCGACTCCGATGCCTGGATCGGCAGCGTCTTGCAAGGGCGCTACCGTGTAATCGAACGTTTGGCGGAAGGGGCCATGGGGGTCGTGTACCGCGGCGAACGCCTGCAGCTGCAAAAGCCTGTGGCGATCAAATTCCTTCATCCTGGTGTGGCCCAACAAGAGTCTTTACGAAGACGCTTCGAGGTCGAAGCGCGGGCCATGGGCCGGCTGGCACACCCCAACTGCGTGTCCGTTTTGGATTTTGGCGTCGAGGACGTGCCCTACCTCGTGATGGAATACGCGCACGGGCGGAGTCTCCGGGCGCTCCTGCAGGACGGCCCCATGCCGAAGGCGCGGGCGCTGCACCTTGGTCGGCAGTTGCTGACGGCGCTCGTCCACGCGCACGCCCACGGCATCGTCCATCGCGACGTCAAACCCGAAAACGTCATGGTTCAACAAAGCGCCGGCCTCGAAGACCACCTGCGCGTGCTGGACTTCGGCTTGGCGAAGATGCTGGGCGATACGGGGCAACTCACCGCGGGGCTGACGGTGGGCACGCCCAACTACATGGCGCCCGAGCAAACGCAGGAGGGCGCCGTGGATGCCCGCGTGGATCTCTATGCGGCCGGGATCGTGCTCTTCGAGATGCTCACGGGGCGGCAGCCCTTCGCGGCGGATTCGGTGGGAGAGATTCTGCGGCGCCAGCTGCACATGCCGGCCCCGCTCTTGCGCCAGGTGCATCCCGCGGCGGGGATCTCCCCTGCGCTCGAAGCGGTGGTGTACAAGGCCATGGCCAAGCGACCCGACGAGCGGTTCGAAGGCGCGCAGCAGATGCTCGACGCCCTCGAGCGTGTGCCCGAGCTCGCGGCCGATGCGGCGTCTCCGCTCGTGGACGCAAGCCGTGTGGCGGCGCGCACGCCCCCACCGCCTTTGCCGCTGCAAGCGCGTTTGCCTCCCCCACCGGGCGGTAAAGCGGTCGTGGCGCCCCCCGTGATCGCACCCGGGTCCGGTCCCCTGCCTTCCGCGCAGGCGGCGCGTGCCGACGCGCCCAGCGAGCCCTCTGCGCAGCCCACGATCGTGCTGAGCGACGCCGACAACCTGGCAGCGGCAGACGGGACCGTGGGGGCTCACCGGGGCGCCTTCGGGGGCGCTGTGGGGGCCGCCTGGCAGCGCGCTCGGCTCGTGCCCGTCAAGGTCCGCTACGGCCTTCTGGCTCTGCTGGTGGCGGGCCTGGTGCTGTTCGTCTGGCCACGGGAACGCGGCGAGCCCACACCGGCAGAGGCTCCCTCCGCTGCGGCGTCGGCCTCTCGGGCGCGTGCGGAGGGCGAGCGCACGCCGGTCCCCGCCGCGGTCAAGGCCGCGCGGCCGTCACCGTCCGCGCAAAGCCCTGCCCCGGAGCCGCCGTCCCCCGCCGGTACCCCCCGCCCGGCGCGCGCCCCCGACCGCTGGGGAAAAGTGCCCGCCCGCGGCGCCAAGCCGGCGCGGGAGGGTGGCTCCCTGCGCCGTGCTTCCGATCGCGAGCGTTGGGGCTCGCGCTGGTGA
- the ilvD gene encoding dihydroxy-acid dehydratase — protein MPGYRSRTTTHGRNMAGARSLWRATGMKDADFDKPIIAIANSFTQFVPGHVHLHDVGQRVKKVIDAAGGWGVEFNTIAVDDGIAMGHGGMLYSLPSRDLIADSVEYMVNAHCADALVCISNCDKITPGMLIAAMRLDIPTIFVSGGPMEAGKIVGTHSRDGKPLVRKLDLIDSMIAASDDSVSDADLAELERSACPTCGSCSGMFTANSMNCLNEALGLALPGNGTLLATHARRWELFEAAGQRIVELAKRRYLQDDRSVLPRSIANFAAFENAMALDIAMGGSTNTVLHILAIAREARVDFTMADMDRLSRKVPNLCKVAPSSHYHVEDVHRAGGIFTILGELDRLGLIHRDVLTVHSSSMGQAIDENDLRRPTVTEAARQRALAAPGGVPTQVAFSQDKYFGEADMDAQKGCIRDGAHAYSQEGGLAVLFGNIAEEGCIVKTAGVDESIWKFEGPARVFHSQDAACDAIMDNQIKAGDVVVIVYEGPRGGPGMQEMLYPTSFLKGKGLGKACALITDGRFSGGTSGLSIGHISPEAAEGGAIGLVHEGDLIRIDIPARHMELVVDDATLKARRTEREALGKDAWRPNRDRGVSPTLEAYALMTTSASRGAARDVSQLTRGRKA, from the coding sequence ATGCCTGGATACCGTAGCCGCACCACCACCCACGGTCGCAACATGGCAGGAGCCCGCTCTTTGTGGCGGGCCACCGGCATGAAGGACGCTGACTTCGACAAGCCCATCATTGCCATCGCCAACAGCTTTACGCAGTTCGTGCCAGGCCACGTACACCTGCACGACGTGGGTCAGCGGGTCAAGAAGGTCATCGACGCCGCGGGGGGCTGGGGCGTCGAGTTCAACACGATCGCCGTGGACGACGGCATCGCCATGGGCCACGGCGGCATGCTCTACAGCCTGCCCAGCCGGGATCTCATCGCCGACAGCGTCGAGTACATGGTGAACGCCCACTGCGCGGACGCGCTGGTGTGTATCTCGAACTGCGACAAGATCACGCCCGGCATGTTGATCGCGGCCATGCGCCTCGACATCCCTACAATTTTCGTCTCGGGTGGGCCCATGGAGGCGGGCAAGATCGTGGGAACGCACAGCCGCGACGGCAAGCCCCTCGTACGCAAACTCGACCTCATCGACTCGATGATCGCCGCCAGCGACGACAGCGTCAGCGACGCGGACCTGGCCGAGCTCGAGCGCTCTGCGTGCCCCACCTGCGGCTCGTGTTCGGGCATGTTCACCGCCAACAGCATGAACTGCCTGAACGAGGCCTTGGGGCTGGCCCTGCCCGGCAACGGCACGCTGCTCGCCACGCACGCACGTCGCTGGGAGCTCTTCGAGGCGGCCGGCCAGCGCATCGTGGAGCTGGCGAAGCGCCGCTATCTGCAGGACGACCGCAGCGTGCTCCCGCGCAGCATCGCCAACTTCGCGGCGTTCGAGAACGCCATGGCCCTCGACATCGCCATGGGCGGCTCTACGAACACCGTGCTGCACATCCTCGCCATCGCGCGCGAGGCGCGTGTGGACTTCACGATGGCCGACATGGATCGCCTGTCCCGCAAGGTGCCGAACCTGTGCAAGGTGGCGCCCTCGTCTCATTACCACGTGGAAGACGTGCACCGGGCCGGAGGGATCTTCACGATCCTGGGCGAGCTGGATCGCTTGGGGCTCATCCACCGTGACGTGCTCACGGTGCACAGCTCCAGCATGGGACAGGCCATCGACGAAAACGATCTGCGCCGCCCCACCGTCACCGAGGCCGCACGGCAACGTGCCCTCGCCGCCCCCGGCGGTGTGCCCACGCAGGTGGCGTTCTCTCAGGACAAGTACTTTGGCGAGGCCGACATGGACGCGCAGAAGGGCTGCATTCGCGACGGCGCCCACGCCTACAGCCAGGAGGGCGGTCTGGCGGTGCTCTTCGGCAACATCGCCGAGGAGGGCTGCATCGTGAAGACCGCCGGCGTGGACGAGTCCATCTGGAAGTTCGAGGGGCCCGCGCGCGTGTTCCACTCACAAGACGCCGCGTGCGACGCCATCATGGACAACCAGATCAAGGCCGGTGACGTGGTGGTCATCGTCTACGAGGGACCCCGCGGCGGGCCCGGCATGCAGGAGATGCTGTACCCCACGTCTTTCCTCAAGGGTAAGGGCCTCGGCAAGGCCTGTGCGCTCATCACCGACGGCCGCTTTTCGGGGGGCACGTCGGGCTTGTCCATCGGGCACATCTCTCCCGAGGCGGCCGAAGGCGGCGCGATCGGGCTCGTGCACGAGGGTGACCTCATCCGCATCGATATCCCCGCACGGCACATGGAGCTCGTGGTCGATGACGCCACCTTGAAGGCACGCCGAACGGAAAGAGAAGCCCTGGGCAAAGACGCCTGGCGTCCGAACCGCGACCGCGGGGTGTCCCCCACCCTCGAGGCCTATGCGTTGATGACCACCAGCGCCTCGCGGGGCGCCGCCCGGGACGTCTCTCAGCTGACGCGCGGGCGGAAGGCCTAG
- a CDS encoding 2Fe-2S iron-sulfur cluster binding domain-containing protein has product MPKLLCGGKAVELGPTETVLEGLLRAGLTVAHSCRAGACQSCLVRATEGLVPSEAQVGLKDTQKAEGYFLACSARPKTDLAVSLPDQAEGLTPAHITHVAWLAESVLRVELAPTKTFAYRAGQFVNVVRADGLTRSYSLANLPGDGPTLTLHVRVVSQGRMSTWLASPGALGALVNLRGPAGSCFYVEGRPTQPLLLVGTGTGLAPLYGILRDALRAGHSGPIRLFHGARTPRGLYLQDELRALASTHPQVSYTACVREGAGEAGVTVGALDELAMSAGAAKDQRVFLCGDPTLVTALRKRAFLAGARLRDIYSDPFILAPPPGPSTEAA; this is encoded by the coding sequence ATGCCGAAGCTCCTCTGCGGGGGCAAGGCCGTGGAGCTTGGCCCAACGGAGACCGTGCTCGAGGGTCTTCTGCGTGCGGGGCTCACCGTGGCCCATTCCTGCCGCGCCGGCGCGTGCCAGTCTTGTCTGGTGCGCGCCACGGAGGGGCTCGTTCCCAGCGAAGCCCAGGTGGGGCTGAAGGACACGCAGAAGGCGGAGGGGTACTTTTTGGCCTGCAGCGCGCGCCCGAAGACCGATCTCGCGGTGAGCCTGCCCGACCAGGCCGAGGGGCTGACGCCCGCCCACATCACCCACGTCGCGTGGCTGGCCGAAAGCGTGCTGCGTGTGGAGCTGGCCCCCACGAAAACGTTCGCCTACCGCGCCGGACAGTTCGTCAACGTGGTGCGTGCGGATGGGCTCACCCGCAGTTACTCCCTGGCCAACCTGCCCGGGGACGGTCCCACGCTGACCTTGCACGTGCGCGTGGTTTCCCAGGGACGGATGAGCACGTGGCTCGCCTCGCCCGGTGCCCTGGGCGCCCTGGTGAACCTCCGAGGCCCGGCGGGGTCTTGCTTTTACGTAGAAGGTCGCCCCACGCAGCCCCTCCTGCTGGTGGGCACGGGCACGGGACTCGCTCCGCTCTACGGCATCCTGCGCGACGCGCTCCGGGCAGGCCACAGCGGACCTATCCGGCTTTTTCACGGTGCGCGCACGCCCCGCGGGCTCTACCTACAGGACGAACTGCGGGCCTTGGCCAGCACGCACCCTCAGGTCTCCTACACCGCCTGCGTGCGTGAGGGCGCAGGCGAGGCGGGTGTGACCGTGGGCGCTCTCGACGAGCTGGCGATGAGCGCAGGGGCGGCGAAGGACCAGCGCGTGTTTCTCTGCGGAGATCCCACCCTCGTGACGGCGCTGCGCAAGCGCGCCTTCTTGGCGGGGGCCCGCCTGCGAGACATCTACAGCGATCCCTTCATTCTCGCCCCGCCCCCGGGCCCCTCGACCGAAGCGGCCTGA
- a CDS encoding group 1 truncated hemoglobin, which yields MTTLYDQLGGAAALDAAVDIFYRKMLSDERVSRFFEGVDMERQAGKQKAFLTMVLGGPHSYTGKDMRTGHAHLLEKGLNDQHVDIVIEHLGGTLKELGVADDKIAEVAALANSVRDHVLGRA from the coding sequence ATGACCACACTTTACGATCAGCTGGGCGGGGCCGCGGCGTTGGATGCCGCCGTGGACATCTTCTACCGAAAGATGCTCTCGGACGAACGCGTGTCGCGCTTCTTCGAAGGTGTCGACATGGAACGCCAGGCCGGCAAACAGAAGGCCTTTTTGACCATGGTGCTCGGAGGCCCTCACAGCTACACGGGCAAGGACATGCGCACCGGACACGCGCACCTGCTCGAAAAGGGCCTGAACGATCAGCACGTCGACATCGTGATTGAGCATCTGGGCGGCACCCTCAAGGAGCTGGGCGTCGCCGACGACAAGATCGCCGAGGTCGCTGCGCTCGCCAACTCGGTGCGCGACCACGTGTTGGGACGGGCGTAG
- a CDS encoding Rrf2 family transcriptional regulator: MQLTLFSDYSLRVALYLAMHPDERVTLDEISAAYGISRNHLVKVVQRLVELEVVASVRGRGGGLRLAKAPAELNVGALVRATEPHFNIVECFDPETNTCPIDPVCGLKGVLRKAEKAFLAQLDAHSLADFLPRAERLIPLWRQHAGRDPRG, encoded by the coding sequence ATGCAGTTGACGCTCTTCAGTGACTACAGCCTCCGCGTGGCGCTCTATCTCGCCATGCATCCGGACGAGCGTGTGACCCTCGACGAGATCAGCGCGGCCTACGGGATCTCGCGCAACCATCTGGTGAAGGTGGTTCAACGGCTCGTGGAACTCGAGGTGGTGGCCTCCGTGCGCGGGCGGGGCGGGGGCCTGCGCCTGGCGAAGGCGCCGGCGGAGCTGAACGTGGGCGCGCTCGTGCGTGCCACCGAGCCCCACTTCAACATCGTGGAGTGCTTCGACCCGGAGACGAACACCTGCCCCATCGATCCCGTGTGTGGGCTCAAGGGCGTTCTGCGCAAAGCGGAAAAGGCGTTTTTGGCCCAGCTCGACGCCCACAGCCTGGCCGATTTCCTGCCGCGGGCCGAGCGCCTGATTCCCTTGTGGCGCCAGCATGCGGGGCGGGATCCACGGGGGTGA
- a CDS encoding sigma-70 family RNA polymerase sigma factor has product MTRAPSVRTSADAPAAPTDADLVLAARQGEAWAPEALFRRHADALNRFVYRLLGGDQELDDVVQDSFVEALKSLAKLAEPQAFQSWLFSIAVARVRRTLRHRRMLSRLGLRKVERLDDHPLVASTAPADTRAELRSALALMDKLPTDLRIVFSLRRVEGLAVEDIAHLTKLSPRTVKRRAAEAEALFARIAGEPEGAGRKKQAGRRLGGVDDEGA; this is encoded by the coding sequence ATGACGCGCGCGCCCTCCGTGCGCACCTCGGCCGACGCCCCTGCGGCGCCCACGGACGCCGACCTGGTTCTGGCGGCGCGCCAGGGTGAAGCCTGGGCCCCCGAGGCCCTCTTTCGCCGCCACGCGGACGCGCTCAACCGCTTCGTGTACCGCCTTCTCGGCGGAGACCAAGAGCTCGATGACGTGGTCCAGGACAGCTTCGTGGAAGCGCTCAAGAGCCTCGCCAAGCTGGCCGAACCCCAGGCCTTCCAAAGCTGGCTGTTTTCGATCGCCGTGGCCCGTGTGAGGCGCACGCTTCGTCATCGGCGCATGCTGAGCCGCCTGGGGCTGCGCAAGGTGGAACGGCTCGATGACCATCCGCTCGTGGCCTCCACGGCGCCGGCCGACACCCGGGCCGAGCTGAGGTCGGCTCTGGCGCTGATGGACAAGCTGCCCACGGACCTCAGGATCGTGTTTTCCCTGCGACGTGTGGAAGGTCTAGCCGTGGAAGACATCGCGCACTTGACGAAGCTGTCCCCCCGCACCGTCAAACGCAGAGCTGCCGAGGCCGAAGCCCTCTTTGCCCGCATCGCGGGCGAGCCCGAGGGCGCTGGGCGCAAAAAACAAGCGGGGCGCCGTCTGGGAGGCGTTGACGATGAAGGAGCCTGA
- a CDS encoding FecR family protein — MKEPEDVTGMGREALRDFQLDDVRRERQWRQIQARLAPAQASRRTTPRWWWAAGAGVACAGLALVVVRPFMATDAQDRSAPALASHETPKASAPVGGTPARPAAPEGGGSVVLSDGSVVKTHVRSRVRVVKDEPDEIALRVTEGTAAFDVTHAPERGAFLVEAADVEVRVVGTRFSVAVEPGPGQSRTVRVVVDEGRVAIRRLGQAGPATTFVSAGGTWSGETERQELASRRFAEAERLFAAGHVEAAARRYDELRREHRDDPRAPLASLALARLYQDHFAQPRKALAALDDALALDPPPALTEHASARRIWALHALALTEACREAREAFTARYPQSPHVSKLRGLCK; from the coding sequence ATGAAGGAGCCTGAAGACGTGACGGGAATGGGACGCGAGGCCTTGAGGGACTTTCAGCTGGACGATGTGCGGCGGGAGCGCCAGTGGAGGCAGATCCAGGCGCGCTTGGCGCCGGCCCAGGCGTCCCGTAGGACGACCCCGCGCTGGTGGTGGGCGGCGGGGGCCGGGGTGGCGTGTGCGGGCCTGGCGCTCGTTGTCGTCAGGCCCTTCATGGCGACAGACGCGCAGGACCGCTCCGCCCCTGCGTTGGCAAGCCACGAGACGCCGAAAGCGTCCGCGCCTGTGGGGGGCACGCCCGCGCGGCCGGCTGCGCCCGAAGGCGGCGGCTCTGTCGTGTTGTCCGATGGCTCCGTGGTCAAGACCCACGTACGGAGCCGCGTGCGCGTGGTCAAGGACGAGCCCGACGAGATCGCCTTGAGGGTCACGGAAGGCACCGCTGCCTTCGACGTGACGCACGCCCCGGAGCGCGGCGCCTTTTTGGTCGAGGCGGCCGACGTGGAGGTGCGCGTGGTGGGCACGCGCTTTTCGGTGGCCGTGGAACCCGGGCCAGGACAAAGCCGCACGGTGCGCGTCGTGGTGGACGAGGGGCGGGTGGCCATTCGGCGGCTCGGACAAGCGGGTCCTGCGACCACGTTCGTATCGGCGGGAGGCACCTGGAGCGGCGAGACCGAGCGCCAGGAGCTGGCGTCGAGGCGCTTCGCGGAAGCCGAGCGCCTGTTTGCGGCGGGGCACGTGGAGGCGGCCGCCCGCCGCTACGACGAGCTGCGACGGGAACACCGGGACGATCCCCGCGCGCCGCTCGCCAGCCTCGCGCTGGCGCGGCTTTACCAGGATCACTTCGCGCAGCCCCGCAAGGCGCTCGCGGCGCTCGACGATGCCCTGGCCCTGGATCCACCGCCGGCCCTCACCGAGCATGCGTCCGCGCGGCGCATCTGGGCGTTGCATGCGCTCGCCCTGACCGAGGCCTGTCGCGAAGCGCGCGAGGCCTTCACCGCGCGCTATCCGCAAAGCCCCCACGTCTCGAAGCTGCGCGGTCTTTGCAAATGA